In the Mya arenaria isolate MELC-2E11 chromosome 11, ASM2691426v1 genome, one interval contains:
- the LOC128209068 gene encoding uncharacterized protein LOC128209068 encodes MVCEDHMELCCSICVSLNHRMCHSISLVENLAKGIHELAEFKQLPANVSKLTSSLNQVIQDMKKKQQLLKTSGKSTLKEIKALRDTLNQLLEELERRTVEQMDSVLADLDEMIQKDIDSCTNIHGQLKAFLDNVQSQDKGSEPSVYIGYRKCQDKMADAKKQLHEMAIKAEMTVSFQPDNHAVEILTDMLTLGNIQADTAKDARNQSTLSKEHLDTLKAFTVKTKKTYSVQQKTDDKSCDITGITELPGGDIILIDLSNTKVKLLNSQFQVIGSCEVPKHPQDICHTTGNELAVAINCNEVKRHALQFLRVFTGSLIMTERFLVDHCCNSIRHHEGQLYVGSYTALYLYTEAGQLIKVVYEDKSGYLTVNHFALSKDCRKIYIPASKRNSLVTIDNTGNILDTLKDPGINWPQSVHVSEGGQVFVCSSGSHTVVQVTHDGGQKLATLVRQGDGINCPKTAWYSTNTGRLIVGGE; translated from the exons ATGGTTTGTGAAGATCACATGGAGCTTTGCTGTAGCATCTGTGTCTCCCTTAACCACAG GATGTGCCACAGCATTAGCCTGGTAGAAAACCTGGCAAAGGGCATACATGAGCTGGCTGAATTCAAGCAGCTTCCTGCCAATGTTAGCAAGCTGACATCAAGCCTGAACCAGGTCATAcaagacatgaagaaaaaacaacaattactgAAGACATCTGGGAAGTCCACTCTGAAGGAGATCAAAGCCTTGAGGGATACACTAAACCAGCTGCTAGAAGAGCTCGAGAGGAGGACAGTTGAACAGATGGACAGTGTCCTGGCTGACCTTGATGAGATGATTCAGAAGGACATTGACTCCTGCACAAACATTCATGGGCAACTGAAGGCCTTTCTGGATAATGTCCAGTCACAAGACAAAGGAAGTGAGCCCAGCGTCTATATTGGATACAGAAAATGTCAGGACAAGATGGCAGACGCCAAAAAGCAGCTTCATGAGATGGCCATCAAAGCAGAGATGACTGTGTCCTTCCAGCCTGACAACCATGCTGTAGAAATACTGACGGACATGCTAACACTGGGGAATATCCAGGCAGATACTGCAAAAGACGCTAGAAATCAATCTACTCTGAGTAAAGAGCACTTGGACACTCTGAAAGCTTTTACTGTGAAAACCAAGAAGACATATTCAGTTCAGCAGAAGACAGATGATAAATCCTGTGATATAACTGGTATAACTGAACTACCAGGAGGAGACATTATACTAATAGACTTAAGTAACACTAAAGTTAAGCTGCTGAACAGCCAGTTCCAGGTGATAGGCAGCTGTGAGGTTCCAAAGCATCCACAGGACATATGCCATACCACAGGGAATGAGCTTGCTGTAGCTATAAACTGTAATGAAGTCAAACGACATGCGCTCCAGTTCCTGAGAGTGTTTACAGGCAGCCTGATAATGACCGAAAGGTTTTTAGTTGACCATTGCTGTAACTCCATCAGACACCATGAGGGGCAGCTGTATGTGGGCTCTTACACAGCCCTGTACCTCTACACTGAAGCTGGCCAGCTCATCAAAGTGGTATATGAAGACAAATCAGGATACCTTACAGTGAATCATTTTGCTCTAAGTAAAGATTGCAGGAAGATTTATATTCCAGCCTCCAAACGCAATTCATTGGTCACCATTGACAACACAGGCAACATTCTGGACACTCTTAAGGACCCTGGCATTAACTGGCCACAAAGTGTACATGTGAGTGAGGGAGGTCAAGTGTTTGTGTGTTCATCTGGTTCCCACACTGTGGTGCAGGTTACCCATGACGGCGGGCAGAAACTGGCTACACTGGTCAGACAGGGAGATGGAATAAACTGTCCCAAAACAGCCTGGTACAGCACAAACACTGGCAGACTCATTGTGGGCGGAGAATAA
- the LOC128209069 gene encoding carnitine O-palmitoyltransferase 1, liver isoform-like: MFSMTGQGTNRYFDKALQYISYANGKIGVNAEHACSDATMPGRIWEYILAKEQYNEDGSVPKAPEAIVQKLQTPTKLEWDLCDVENEITESLEHFKKLANGFVSKSVFADYGKGFIKTKRLSPDGYIQMAIQLAYFKLNGKCVKTYESASTRMFADGRTETIRPVTESSVAWCKAMSLMKGTTREQKILLLKRAINAQTKLKNEAVVGLGWDRHMFGLFACCKELQMELPSVFKNKYMFMPDVLSTSQTPTKYTDIWKQEKSCLGGGFAAVNPNGYGVSYIIVGEDLILFHVSANKYSEETSAHKMTDAIMDSMNEIRDLLN; encoded by the exons ATGTTCTCCATGACCGGACAAGGAACAAACAG ATACTTTGACAAAGCCCTCCAGTACATTTCCTACGCCAATGGCAAAATAGGGGTGAATGCTGAACACGCATGCAGTGATGCTACG ATGCCAGGTCGCATCTGGGAATACATTTTGGCCAAGGAGCAGTACAATGAAGATGGAAGTGTCCCCAAAGCCCCTGAGGCCATTGTGCAGAAACTACAGACACCAACCAA ACTTGAATGGGACCTATgcgatgttgaaaatgaaatcaCTGAATCTCTTGAACACTTCAAGAAACTG GCGAACGGTTTTGTGTCAAAGAGTGTGTTCGCGGATTATGGCAAAGGCTTCATCAAAACCAAGAGGCTCAGTCCTGATGGATACATACAG ATGGCGATTCAACTGGCATACTTTAAGCTGAatggaaaatgtgtgaaaacaTATGAGTCTGCATCCACGAG AATGTTTGCTGATGGGCGTACTGAAACAATACGACCAGTGACGGAGTCTTCAGTAGCCTGGTGCAAGGCCATGTCGCTGATGAAAGGGACAACTCGGGAACAGAAGATCTTGCTACTGAAACGGGCCATCAACGCACAGACCAAGCTGAAGAACGAGGCCGTGGTAGGGCTCGGGTGGGATCGTCACATGTTTGGGCTCTTTGCCTGCTGTAAAGAACTTCAGATGGAGCTCCCCAGTGTGTTCAAAAACAAG tACATGTTCATGCCAGATGTATTGAGCACATCTCAGACTCCAACAAAGTACACGGATATATGGAAGCAGGAGAAGTCGTGTTTAGGCGGCGGCTTTGCTGCAGTGAATCCAAATGGCTATGGCGTCTCCTATATCATTGTTGGAGAAGATCTCA TCCTTTTCCATGTGAGCGCAAACAAGTACTCCGAGGAGACGTCAGCGCACAAAATGACTGATGCCATCATGGACTCCATGAATGAAATACGGGATCTGCTTAACTAA